A region of Spiribacter roseus DNA encodes the following proteins:
- the accB gene encoding acetyl-CoA carboxylase biotin carboxyl carrier protein has protein sequence MDIRKIKRLIELLDESGVNEIEIHEGEESVRINRGVTQVAAPAAAAPPPAPAAPTAPEPAAAEPAAPEPSGHAVRSPMVGTFYRASSPDASAFVEEGQAVGAGDTLCIIEAMKMLNQIESDRAGVVRSILVENGQPVEFDQPLFIIE, from the coding sequence ATGGACATTCGCAAGATTAAACGCCTGATCGAGCTGCTGGACGAGTCCGGCGTCAACGAGATCGAGATCCACGAGGGCGAGGAAAGCGTGCGCATCAACCGTGGTGTCACCCAGGTGGCGGCGCCGGCGGCCGCGGCCCCACCGCCCGCGCCGGCGGCACCCACCGCGCCGGAACCGGCCGCGGCCGAACCCGCCGCCCCCGAACCCAGCGGGCATGCCGTGCGCTCGCCGATGGTGGGCACCTTCTACCGGGCCTCCTCCCCCGACGCCAGTGCGTTTGTCGAGGAAGGCCAGGCGGTGGGCGCCGGCGACACGCTCTGCATCATCGAGGCCATGAAGATGCTCAATCAGATCGAATCCGACCGCGCCGGCGTTGTCCGGAGCATTCTGGTCGAGAATGGGCAGCCGGTGGAGTTTGACCAGCCGCTGTTCATCATCGAGTAG